One window from the genome of Saccharomyces mikatae IFO 1815 strain IFO1815 genome assembly, chromosome: 6 encodes:
- the CUB1 gene encoding Cub1p (similar to Saccharomyces cerevisiae YPL260W; ancestral locus Anc_7.125), producing the protein MFASAGQQHPQIVPKEEESILNYLLEVRSSLAKLKQNRTQYLNSKDVQTTYQHVLTKVRELDDIRKNSHETPAKSAATLIHNTELHNRVDSVLDDVFQLLSLCFLTVGLKNSAPATYASLSTVESLLEHLNESNVFTHHDLSPIKERLDEISKIVEQKNSSSTYNEDGNDDRLREIDNERKKNKIEEDLLLRAKLKHCKDEYDTLESKLEEIDPSLSSVMEKLFRIRRGLLSLVASAKKTMSKSSANINSLLREQNDSQANNNGLMDDKHLVSQEYVHEKLSVLKDELNELESNRDDSGKFKSLETHQVAVNGQSVLNGLLDDCHDLINDLSHQTNGGLSLDPYLQPIYEQLIDIKTTLENLMITRRWTLRETDLFSYQKKLNEIDNKRINGKFPTKSQDSKGQSILLYLLRRCYAIIYKLLESSEPVSEALQPIHNQLSTVRRCLLELKRMGGVNNERELYPYQMKLASLDNLRTDGIFYDSDGNIPEGQGILNALLAECFDILHELKVEAEERAQNPSSSDNSDDGDNEESVVDSNSETESEYQRE; encoded by the coding sequence atgttcGCATCCGCTGGACAGCAACATCCTCAGATTGTTCCTAAGGAAGAGGAATCTATACTAAACTATCTCCTTGAAGTGAGATCCTCCTTGGCCAAACTTAAGCAAAACAGAACTCAATATTTAAACTCTAAGGATGTTCAGACAACTTACCAACATGTCTTAACCAAAGTCAGAGAGTTGGACGAtatcagaaaaaatagCCATGAGACACCGGCTAAGAGCGCTGCCACTTTGATTCACAACACGGAGTTACATAACAGAGTGGACTCTGTATTGGATGACGTCTTTCAATTGCTCTCACTATGCTTTTTGACCGTTggcttgaaaaattctgCACCGGCGACTTATGCATCGTTATCTACTGTGGAAAGTCTTTTAGAACATCTAAATGAATCGAACGTTTTCACTCACCATGACTTGAGTCctatcaaagaaagattaGACGAAATTAGCAAGATTGTTGAGCAAAAAAACTCTAGTTCCACCTACAATGAGGATGGAAATGATGACCGGTTGAGAGagattgataatgaaagaaaaaagaataaaatcgAAGAAGATCTATTGCTACGTGCTAAATTAAAGCATTGTAAGGACGAATACGATACACTGGAAAGCAAattagaagaaattgatcCGTCTTTGTCTAGTGTGATGGAGAAATTATTCCGGATTAGGAGAGGTTTACTATCACTAGTCGCATCTGCTAAGAAAACAATGTCCAAATCTAGTGCTAATATCAATTCTTTATTGCGGGAACAAAATGATTCGCAAGCGAATAATAATGGGTTGATGGATGATAAGCACTTAGTATCCCAAGAATATGTCCATGAGAAACTATCGGTCTTGAAGGATGAACTGAATGAATTAGAGTCTAACCGTGATGACTCTGGTAAATTCAAGTCCTTGGAAACCCACCAGGTGGCAGTAAACGGTCAAAGCGTTCTCAATGGTCTATTAGATGACTGTCATGATTTGATTAACGATTTATCACATCAAACAAATGGCGGGTTGTCATTAGATCCTTATTTGCAACCAATATATGAACAGCTGATCGATATAAAGACTACTTTAGAAAATCTGATGATCACAAGAAGATGGACTTTGAGAGAAACagatttgttttcttaccagaagaaattgaacgAGATCGATAACAAAAGAATCAATGGTAAGTTTCCAACAAAATCTCAGGACTCAAAGGGACAATCAATACTGTTATACCTGTTGCGTAGGTGTTATGCCATAATTTATAAACTGTTGGAAAGTTCAGAACCTGTATCTGAAGCTTTACAGCCAATCCATAATCAGCTATCCACAGTCCGTCGTTGTCTATTGGAATTGAAGAGAATGGGTGGCGTGAATAACGAAAGAGAGCTATATCCGTATCAAATGAAATTGGCTTCACTAGATAACCTGAGAACCGACGGTATATTCTATGACTCAGATGGTAACATTCCTGAAGGACAAGGTATATTAAATGCTTTGTTAGCAGAATGTTTTGATATCTTGCATGAATTAAAAGTGGAAGCGGAAGAAAGAGCACAGAACCCTAGTTCAAGTGATAACTCCGATGATGGGGATAATGAAGAATCAGTTGTAGATTCGAACTCTGAAACTGAATCGGAATACCAACGGGAGTAG
- the THI21 gene encoding bifunctional hydroxymethylpyrimidine kinase/phosphomethylpyrimidine kinase (similar to Saccharomyces cerevisiae THI21 (YPL258C)) has translation MTYSTVSINTPPPYLTLASNEKLPTILSIAGADSSGGAGIEADIKTITAHRCYAMTCITTLTAQTPVKVYGIKNTPKDVVSQILEANLKDMKCDVIKTGMLTTAAIEVLHEKLVQLGEKRPKLVVDPVLCATSCSNSAGKDVAGLIVEKISPFADVLTPKISDCFKLLGEDRIVNKLEDVFEIAKDISKVTKCSNILVKGGHIPWDDGNEKYITDVLYLGAEQKFITYKGKFVETTHTHGIGCTLASAIASNLARGYSLPQSVYGAIEYVQNAIAIGCDVTKETVKDNGPINHVYAVEIPLEKMLSDECFTASDVVAKKPVKGSLDKIPGKSFFKYLVNHPKVKPHWDSYVNHEFVKKVAEGTLDRKKFKFFIEQDYLYLLNYARISCIAGSKSPSLEDLEKELVIVDCVRNGLNQHERRLREGFGVKDPDHLQKIQRGPALRAYCRYFNDVARRGNWQELVIALNPCLMGYVHALTKIKDEVTVAEGTLYREWCDTYSSTWCHEAMLEGERLLNHILETYPPEQLDTLVTIYAEVCELEANFWTAALEYE, from the coding sequence ATGACCTATTCTACAGTGAGCATTAACACGCCTCCCCCATACCTTACTCTAGCtagcaatgaaaaattaccAACCATTTTGTCCATTGCCGGGGCAGATTCAAGTGGTGGTGCCGGTATTGAGGCTGATATCAAGACTATCACGGCCCACAGATGTTACGCCATGACATGCATCACCACTTTGACTGCGCAAACTCCAGTGAAGGTGTACGGTATCAAAAACACCCCAAAGGATGTTGTTTCCCAAATACTGGAAGCAAATTTAAAGGACATGAAATGCGATGTTATTAAAACTGGTATGCTTACGACGGCTGCTATCGAGGTTTTGCACGAAAAGCTTGTTCAGCTTGGTGAAAAAAGACCTAAACTAGTGGTTGATCCCGTTCTATGTGCCACTTCTTGTTCTAATTCAGCTGGAAAGGACGTAGCCGGTTTAATTGTAGAGAAAATCTCACCCTTTGCTGACGTTTTGACTCCAAAAATCTCAGACTGTTTCAAATTGTTAGGGGAAGACAGAATAGTTAATAAATTAGAAGACGTTTTTGAGATCGCCAAAGACATTTCTAAAGTCACAAAATGTTCCAACATTTTAGTGAAAGGAGGCCACATTCCATGGGATGatggaaatgaaaaatatataacCGACGTTCTTTACTTGGGCGCCGAACAAAAGTTCATCACTTATAAGGGTAAATTTGTTGAGACCACCCACACTCATGGTATTGGGTGCACCCTGGCTTCTGCCATAGCATCCAACTTGGCTCGCGGTTATTCCCTTCCACAGTCTGTTTATGGTGCTATTGAGTATGTCCAAAATGCCATTGCCATTGGCTGTGATGTCACTAAGGAGACTGTCAAGGACAATGGGCCAATTAATCATGTTTACGCTGTAGAAATCCCACTAGAAAAAATGCTCAGCGATGAATGTTTCACTGCATCAGACGTTGTGGCTAAGAAACCAGTCAAAGGGTCTCTTGATAAAATTCCTGGAAAGAGCTTCTTTAAGTACCTGGTAAATCACCCCAAAGTCAAACCTCACTGGGACTCCTATGTGAATCATGAATTTGTTAAAAAAGTGGCCGAGGGTACATTAGATCGCAAGAAgttcaaattctttattgaacAAGACTATCTATACTTACTCAATTATGCTAGAATTTCCTGTATCGCAGGTAGTAAGTCTCCAAGCCTAGAAGATCTTGAAAAGGAGCTAGTTATCGTTGATTGCGTCCGTAATGGGCTAAATCAACACGAAAGAAGGTTAAGAGAAGGATTCGGAGTCAAAGACCCGGACCACTTACAGAAAATTCAGAGAGGTCCTGCTTTAAGAGCCTACTGTCGTTACTTTAATGATGTCGCCAGAAGAGGGAACTGGCAAGAACTAGTTATAGCCCTTAATCCTTGCTTAATGGGTTATGTTCATGCCTTAACGAAAATTAAGGATGAGGTGACTGTAGCCGAGGGTACTCTTTATCGTGAATGGTGTGATACATACTCGTCTACATGGTGTCACGAAGCCATGCTTGAAGGTGAGAGGCTTTTGAATCACATATTGGAAACATACCCTCCAGAACAACTTGATACTTTGGTGACGATATATGCGGAGGTTTGTGAATTGGAAGCAAATTTCTGGACCGCCGCTCTTGAATATGAATGA
- the APM1 gene encoding Apm1p (similar to Saccharomyces cerevisiae APM1 (YPL259C); ancestral locus Anc_7.127): MASAVYFCDHNGKPLLSRRYRDDVPLSAIDKFSTLLSDLEEQSNLIPPCLNHNGLEYLFIQHNDLYLVAIVTSLTANAAAIFTFLHKLVEVLSDYLKTVEEESIRDNFVIIYELLDEVMDYGIPQITETKMLKQYITQKSFKLVKSAKKKRNATRPPVALTNSVSWRPEGITHKKNEAFLDIVESINMLMTQKGQVLRSEIIGDVKVNSKLSGMPDLKLGINDKGIFSKYLDNDSNIPSAVSAATSDNNTDTDKKPSITSSSTTSKRKVNIELEDLKFHQCVRLSKFENEKIITFIPPDGKFDLMNYRLSTTIKPLIWCDVNVQVHSNSRIEIHCKAKAQIKRKSTATNVEILIPVPDDADTPTFKYSHGSLKYVPEKSAILWKLRSFPGGKEYSMSAELGLPSISTSKDGSRTIPKSNAKLLKGPVQIKFQIPYFTTSGIQVRYLKINEPKLQYKSYPWVRYITQSGDDYTIRLT; the protein is encoded by the coding sequence ATGGCTTCTGCGGTATATTTTTGCGACCATAATGGGAAACCACTCTTATCAAGAAGATATAGAGATGATGTACCACTTTCCGCAATTGATAAATTCTCTACATTACTGTCGGATTTAGAGGAGCAATCAAATCTGATTCCTCCATGTTTAAATCACAATGGGCTCGAGTATCTATTCATCCAACATAACGATTTATACTTGGTGGCAATTGTTACCTCGCTTACTGCCAATGCGGCTGccatttttacttttttgcaCAAGCTAGTAGAGGTACTGAGTGACTATTTAAAAActgttgaagaagaatctaTAAGAGATAATTTCGTTATAATATACGAACTGTTGGATGAAGTGATGGATTACGGTATACCACAAATTACCGAAACTAAGATGCTAAAGCAATACATAACACAGAAGTCCTTCAAACTAGTAAAATCcgctaaaaaaaagagaaatgcTACTCGACCACCTGTCGCATTAACAAATTCAGTTAGTTGGAGGCCCGAAGGTATTACTCATAAGAAAAACGAGGCTTTTCTGGATATTGTTGAATCTATTAATATGCTAATGACTCAAAAGGGTCAAGTTCTAAGGTCAGAAATTATTGGCGATGTCAAAGTTAATTCAAAATTATCCGGTATGCCTGATCTAAAGTTGGGCATTAACGACAAGGGTATTTTCTCCAAGTATTTGGATAATGATTCTAATATACCATCTGCAGTCAGCGCGGCAACGTCCGATAATAATACAGATACCGATAAGAAACCATCCATAACATCGTCTTCGACCACAAGCAAGAGGAAGGTCAATATAGAATTAGAAGATTTGAAGTTTCATCAGTGCGTTCGATTAAGTAAATtcgaaaacgaaaaaattATAACGTTTATACCACCGGATGGGAAGTTCGATTTAATGAATTACAGGCTATCTACCACAATAAAACCATTAATTTGGTGCGATGTAAACGTGCAAGTTCATTCGAATTCTAGAATTGAAATCCATTGTAAGGCGAAGGCccaaattaaaagaaaatctacTGCAACTAATGTGGAAATATTGATACCGGTTCCGGATGATGCCGATACGCCGACTTTCAAATACTCACATGGGTCCTTAAAGTATGTTCCTGAAAAAAGTGCAATTTTATGGAAATTAAGAAGTTTCCCTGGAGGTAAAGAGTACTCAATGTCAGCAGAGTTAGGGCTACCTTCAATATCAACTAGCAAGGATGGCAGTAGAACAATACCAAAAAGTAACGCAAAACTCTTAAAGGGGCCTGTTCAAATTAAGTTCCAGATTCCTTACTTTACCACTTCGGGTATTCAAGTACGTTACCTAAAGATTAATGAACCAAAACTACAGTATAAGAGTTACCCATGGGTAAGATATATCACGCAGAGTGGTGATGATTATACGATAAGGCTAACATAa